A window of Nocardioidaceae bacterium genomic DNA:
AGCTGTGCGACGAGCTGCGGCTCGACAAGGGTGCGGTCAGCCGGCAGATCACGGCTCTCGCCGAGCTGGGCCTGGTCGAGCGTACGCCCGATCCCGACGACCGCCGCGCCTCGACCGTGACGCTGAGCGACGACGCCACGTTGCGCATCAAGCGCATCGAGTCCGACGCCCGTCGGTGGTACGACGGCCACTTCGACGACTGGTCCGCCGAGGAGATCGAACGGGTCGCGGAGGACCTCGCCCGCTACAACGAGGTCTTCGAGCACGAGGTCTGAGCAGGCCCGCGTACGCCGGACCCGCTCAGAGCCTGCCGCTCGCGGGGCTCAGCGGCGCAGCCACACGACGGTGTCCGCGGGGAGCATGCCGTCGTCGAGGGGGCCGCTGGACAGCAGCACGTCGCCATCCGGCAGGTCGACCGCGTCCGTGCCGGTGTTGAGGAGCACGTGCACGTCGCCTCGGGTGAAGGACAGCACCGCGGTGCCCTGCTCGGTGGGGTCGTCCAGCTCCACGCTGGTGTCGAGGTCGAGCTGCTCACGGCGTACGCGCAGGGCCTCGCGGTAGAACTCCAGCGTCGAGTCCTTCTCACCGGTCTGCGCCTCGACGCTCATGCTGTCCCAGTCCGTCGGCTGGGGGAGCCACGGCTGCCCCTCGCCCGGGCCGAACCCGAAGGGCGGCTCGGCGCCGGACCAGGGGATCGGCACCCGGCAGCCGTCGCGGCCCTCGTTCTGGCCACGGTGGAAGGCGGGGTCCTCGCGGTCCTCCTTCGGCACCACGACCTCCTCCAGGCCGAGCTCCTCGCCCTGGTAGAGGTAGGTCGAGCCGGGCAGCGCGAGGATCGTCGCGGTCAGTGCGCGTGCTCGGGCGAGGCCCTCGGACCCGGCGCCGAAACGCGTCGGGTGGCGTACGACGTCGTGGTTGGACAGCACCCAGGTCGGCGCCGCGCCCACGGGCTCGACGGCCCGGTAGGTCTCCTCGATGATGCGGCGGAACTCCCCGGCGCCCCAGGTGCCGCCGAGGAAGTGGAAGTTGAAGGCCTGGTGGTACTCGTCGGGGCGCACGTACAGCGCGAGCCGCTCGGCGTCGGGCGCCCAGGCCTCGGCGACCATCATGCGGTCGTCGTACTCGTCGAGCACGGCCCGCCAGCGGCGCCAGATCTGGTGCACGCCGTCCTGGTCCCAGAACGGGCCCTTGTTGACGCCCTCGATCATGTACTGCCGCTCCTGCTCGTCGGTCGAGGGCAGTCCCTCGGCCTTGACGAGACCGTGCGCCACGTCGACGCGGAAGCCGTCGACGCCGCGGTCGAGCCAGAAGCGCAGCACCGAGTCGAACTCGTCGCCGACCTCGGGGTGGGTCCAGTCGAGGTCGGGCTGGGAGGTGTCGAAGATGTGGAGATACCACTGTCCGTCCTCCACCCGGGTCCAGGCGTCGCCGCCGAAGACCGACTGCCAGTTGTTCGGCGGCTGGGAGCCGTCCTCGCCGAGGCCGTCGCGGAAGATGTAGCGCGCGCGCTCGGGCGACCCGGGGCCGGCCTCGAGGGCGGCCTGGAACCAGACGTGGTCGGAGG
This region includes:
- a CDS encoding MarR family transcriptional regulator translates to MSEKDPALRSLEHEVTRLARRLRRVATERARLLDPAVQPTGWSILVTLYRQGAQRQSELCDELRLDKGAVSRQITALAELGLVERTPDPDDRRASTVTLSDDATLRIKRIESDARRWYDGHFDDWSAEEIERVAEDLARYNEVFEHEV
- a CDS encoding glycoside hydrolase family 13 protein, with the translated sequence MTDSSAATRTPRTAPGTAPWWRDAVIYQVYVRSFADADGDGLGDLPGITSRLGHLAELGVDALWITPFYTSPQHDHGYDVADYRDVDPRFGSLEDFDALRERAHELGLKVIVDVVPNHTSSDHVWFQAALEAGPGSPERARYIFRDGLGEDGSQPPNNWQSVFGGDAWTRVEDGQWYLHIFDTSQPDLDWTHPEVGDEFDSVLRFWLDRGVDGFRVDVAHGLVKAEGLPSTDEQERQYMIEGVNKGPFWDQDGVHQIWRRWRAVLDEYDDRMMVAEAWAPDAERLALYVRPDEYHQAFNFHFLGGTWGAGEFRRIIEETYRAVEPVGAAPTWVLSNHDVVRHPTRFGAGSEGLARARALTATILALPGSTYLYQGEELGLEEVVVPKEDREDPAFHRGQNEGRDGCRVPIPWSGAEPPFGFGPGEGQPWLPQPTDWDSMSVEAQTGEKDSTLEFYREALRVRREQLDLDTSVELDDPTEQGTAVLSFTRGDVHVLLNTGTDAVDLPDGDVLLSSGPLDDGMLPADTVVWLRR